A stretch of Roseovarius sp. M141 DNA encodes these proteins:
- a CDS encoding M81 family metallopeptidase, whose translation MTYRVAIIEFINESNTFTVMRTDMSGFHASHYFKGDEIPANFRGTGSEVGGAIDVAEAQGWTPVYITAAHAEPNGIVTEEARAEITGECLRRLTEGGPFDGVFVALHGAMVTETDQDGDCQFLREIRAVVGPDIPLAITLDLHANIFDELADLANIVVSFRTYPHVDMRDVGHEACTLLHGAMVGAIAPQITIRRPPMLVGCDDGRTTEDGPMCRLLDSAAREMEAGGILNVAINAGFTDADVWATGPSVLVTHDAGAGAQAIAAAQRICDEIWGFREEWSKPIPLAECMARLDFRQSPDRPIVIADYSDNPGSGAYSDCTALIAALLKAGVQNGAAGALFDPGAVAQLSRAGVGADVTLSIGGKIDPSVGGGPLQVTGRVMAISDGAFTFEGPMFTGLPGSTGASVCLRVQGLDIMIVSDRMQMLDRNIFRVAGIEPTEKSILAVKSMQHFKGAFAAIASQVIITDAGGLCTPDVTARAYVRLRRPVFPLDDVGA comes from the coding sequence ATGACATATCGCGTGGCGATCATCGAGTTCATCAACGAAAGCAACACGTTCACAGTCATGCGCACAGACATGAGCGGGTTCCACGCCTCACATTACTTCAAGGGCGATGAGATCCCGGCCAATTTCCGCGGCACCGGGTCCGAAGTGGGCGGCGCCATCGACGTGGCCGAGGCACAAGGCTGGACGCCCGTCTACATCACCGCCGCCCACGCCGAACCGAACGGCATCGTCACCGAAGAGGCGCGCGCCGAGATCACCGGCGAATGCCTGCGCAGGTTGACCGAAGGCGGGCCATTTGATGGCGTATTCGTCGCCCTGCATGGCGCGATGGTGACTGAAACCGATCAGGATGGCGATTGCCAGTTCCTGCGCGAAATCCGCGCAGTCGTCGGCCCTGATATTCCGCTGGCGATCACGCTGGACCTGCACGCCAACATCTTTGATGAATTGGCTGATCTGGCCAACATCGTCGTGTCGTTCCGCACCTATCCGCATGTCGACATGCGCGACGTCGGCCATGAGGCATGCACGCTGCTGCACGGCGCAATGGTCGGCGCGATTGCGCCGCAGATTACCATTCGCCGCCCCCCGATGCTGGTGGGTTGCGACGACGGGCGCACGACCGAGGATGGCCCGATGTGCCGCCTGCTGGACAGCGCCGCACGCGAGATGGAGGCTGGCGGCATCCTGAACGTGGCGATCAACGCGGGCTTTACCGATGCCGATGTCTGGGCGACCGGGCCGTCCGTTCTGGTGACGCATGACGCGGGCGCGGGGGCGCAGGCCATCGCGGCGGCGCAGCGGATCTGCGATGAAATCTGGGGGTTTCGCGAAGAGTGGTCAAAACCGATCCCGCTGGCAGAGTGCATGGCGCGCCTCGATTTTCGCCAGTCGCCCGATCGGCCCATCGTGATCGCGGATTATTCGGACAACCCCGGCTCGGGCGCCTATAGCGACTGCACGGCGCTGATCGCGGCATTGCTGAAAGCGGGCGTGCAGAACGGCGCCGCTGGCGCGCTGTTTGATCCCGGCGCGGTTGCGCAGTTGTCACGCGCAGGCGTCGGCGCGGACGTGACCCTGTCCATCGGCGGCAAAATCGATCCCTCTGTCGGTGGCGGTCCCTTGCAGGTCACGGGCCGCGTCATGGCGATCAGCGATGGCGCCTTTACCTTCGAGGGGCCGATGTTCACCGGCCTGCCCGGATCGACCGGGGCCAGCGTTTGCCTGCGGGTGCAGGGGCTGGACATCATGATAGTGTCGGACCGGATGCAGATGCTGGATCGCAATATTTTCCGCGTCGCCGGGATCGAACCGACCGAGAAATCCATACTGGCGGTGAAATCGATGCAGCATTTCAAGGGGGCCTTCGCCGCCATCGCATCACAGGTCATCATCACCGATGCCGGCGGGCTGTGCACGCCCGATGTGACTGCGCGCGCCTATGTGCGCCTGCGCCGCCCTGTCTTTCCGCTGGATGATGTCGGCGCCTGA